GCCGCCGCACCCGGGTGAGGTCCTGCAGGATGATCAGGCAACCCTGCGGTTCGATCCCCTTCAGCGGAGTGATGATTGCCTGCAGGAACAGTCGAGGCCGGCTCGTCTCGATGGTCTCGATCTGCTCCTGGTTCGCCTCGTAGCAGCGTCGCCACAGCTCGATGAGCTGGTGGTGGCGCAGGATCTGGGCGCACGGGCGCCCCATGGCGGCCTCCTCCGTGGTGTCGAGCAGGCGGGCGGCGGCCGCGTTGATCAGCTGGATCCGACCCTCGTCGTCGGTGATGATCACGCCATCCGCCATGTGCGAGAGCACACCGATCAGCTGGCCGCGCTCTCGCGTCAGGGTGGTGATCTTCTCCTGTAGCTGTTCCGCCATCCGGTTGAAGGCGCGGGTGAGCTGGCCGATCTCGTCCTGGGTGGTGGGCAGGAGGCGGGCGCTCAGGTCCCCTTGGGACAGTCGTTGTGCGACCGCGGTCAGCTGGCGGATGGGGCGGGTCGTGCGTCCGGCGATGAATATGGCCAAGAGGATGGCCAGCGGCGTCGTCAGCAGCGTCGCCCCCAGGAAGGCGCGATGCAGACGGGACACGTTGGCCTCGTATTGGGTCATAGGGACGGCGACCCGGGCCACGCCGATCGTCTGCCCGTTGGCTTTGATGACGGCCGCCGCGTAGATGGTCTCCGCGTCGAGTGTGCGGCTGTGTCGCACGCTGACGCCTTCCCCCGTGGACAGGGCCTGGCGCACCTCCGGGCGGTTGCGGTGGTTATCCATCTCGGATGGGTTGGCGTGGGAATCGCTGAGCACGGTGCCGTCCGCGGCGACGACGGTGATGCGGTGGTTGAGCAGGCCGGATTGGTGTTGCACCAGGGCGTTCACGGTTGCGCGATCCTCATCGGCGGCCAGGAGGGGGCCGAGCTCATCGGCGAGCAGCCGGGCCTCGGCGGTCAGATGTGCCTGCAGGTTGGCCATCTGTGTCTCGCTGATGATGTGGGAGACGTACGCGCTGAGGCCGGCCATGATGAGGAGGATCAGCGCCACATAGGGGATCGCGATACGCCATCGGATGTTATGGATCATAGATGCCTTCAGGAAATGGTCTGGGGATCCCGGCCGGGGGCCGCGCCCTCGACCGCTTTCTACCCTTCGAAGCGGTAGCCGATGCCGCGCACGGTGACGATGCGGGTGGGGTGGGCCGGGTCGGGCTCGATCTTCTCCCGCAGCCAACGGATATGCACGTCCACGGTCCGGCTGCCGCCGTCATAATCCCAGCCCCACACGCGCTCCAGGATCAGATCTCGGGAGAGGACGACGCCTGAGTTCCGCGCCAGGAAGACGAGCAGGTCGTACTCCTTCGGCTTCAGGTGGAGGAGGGCCCCCTGTCGTCGCACCTCGCGACGTTGCAGATCGATGAT
This window of the Chloroflexota bacterium genome carries:
- a CDS encoding cell wall metabolism sensor histidine kinase WalK; amino-acid sequence: MIHNIRWRIAIPYVALILLIMAGLSAYVSHIISETQMANLQAHLTAEARLLADELGPLLAADEDRATVNALVQHQSGLLNHRITVVAADGTVLSDSHANPSEMDNHRNRPEVRQALSTGEGVSVRHSRTLDAETIYAAAVIKANGQTIGVARVAVPMTQYEANVSRLHRAFLGATLLTTPLAILLAIFIAGRTTRPIRQLTAVAQRLSQGDLSARLLPTTQDEIGQLTRAFNRMAEQLQEKITTLTRERGQLIGVLSHMADGVIITDDEGRIQLINAAAARLLDTTEEAAMGRPCAQILRHHQLIELWRRCYEANQEQIETIETSRPRLFLQAIITPLKGIEPQGCLIILQDLTRVRRLETIRRDFISNISHELRTPLASLKALTETLRDSVREDPPAAQRFLDHVEAEVDVLTQMVQELLELSRIESGQVPMRFTPTSARDVVMPPVERLRPQASRAGVTLTIDVPADLPPLLADAERVRQVITNLLHNAIKFTPSGGEVSITARASHDEIVISVRDTGIGIPAEDLHRIFERFYKADRARSGGGTGLGLAIAKHIVQAHGGRIWAESVEGQGSTFSFTLPVSHTSKGIHQ